The Novipirellula caenicola genome includes a region encoding these proteins:
- a CDS encoding DUF1559 domain-containing protein: MPYLFTCPHCQTKTQVEDRYSGQRGECVTCGGEIQLPDFATEATSPHAKSPSIPKQFASIVAAVVVLILFLAIGVAAIYQGRQTVGMLQTNRDRAASIRNLEKIAAAMNAYAADHGSYPPPFTTDASGKPLQSWRVLILPYLGEDELYNLIDRNAAWDSQENITVAFSQMPAVYRHPQSQARGGFNESGYYLVTGDRTLFPSSGPLGPNQVVDDPLKTILVVEASPPVTSGVWTEPVDVDFATLQGIGGSSNNIGGQLDTGAAIVTVDERGHFLDDATPVSTLRALVTPRGGEPLADDTLD, encoded by the coding sequence ATGCCTTATCTGTTTACCTGCCCTCATTGTCAAACCAAAACGCAAGTCGAAGATCGATATAGCGGCCAACGGGGAGAGTGCGTCACCTGTGGTGGCGAGATTCAACTACCCGATTTTGCCACCGAAGCGACTTCGCCCCACGCAAAGTCGCCATCGATACCGAAACAATTTGCGTCGATCGTCGCGGCTGTTGTAGTGCTGATTTTGTTCCTTGCGATTGGGGTTGCCGCGATCTATCAAGGCCGACAAACGGTTGGCATGTTGCAAACCAACCGCGACCGAGCCGCGTCGATACGCAACCTCGAAAAGATTGCCGCTGCGATGAATGCGTACGCCGCCGACCACGGCAGCTACCCGCCACCGTTTACCACCGATGCCTCAGGCAAACCGCTGCAATCGTGGCGTGTGCTGATCCTGCCCTACCTAGGCGAAGACGAACTGTACAACCTCATCGACCGCAACGCGGCATGGGACTCGCAGGAAAACATCACCGTCGCTTTCTCTCAGATGCCGGCCGTCTACCGACACCCACAGAGCCAAGCACGCGGCGGATTTAACGAGAGCGGGTACTACCTTGTAACAGGTGACCGCACGTTGTTTCCAAGTAGCGGCCCGCTGGGTCCGAACCAAGTGGTCGACGATCCGCTGAAAACCATCCTTGTCGTCGAAGCTTCGCCGCCAGTCACCAGCGGTGTGTGGACCGAACCAGTCGATGTCGACTTTGCGACACTGCAAGGCATCGGCGGGTCGTCAAACAACATCGGTGGTCAGCTTGACACCGGTGCGGCCATCGTCACCGTGGACGAGCGAGGTCACTTTCTTGATGACGCCACGCCTGTCTCGACGCTACGAGCCTTGGTGACGCCGCGTGGTGGTGAACCTCTCGCGGATGATACGCTGGATTAA
- a CDS encoding CvpA family protein has protein sequence MEIYDIVMLVVLVGALIFGAIKGFAWQLASIASIVVSYMVAYHFREPFSQSIHAEPPWNRFLAMLILYVGTSLVVWVAFRMVSGTIDRFKLREFDRQIGAMFGLAKGALYCILITLFAVTLFGENVREKIVGSKSGNYIASVLARSESVIPPEIQQIVQPYLDRFEKRFNADDAQDTPAGFLEGVAGDAANGILPESLWDDGSGNSTGRSPLPVDPRGWNSGPSVPQQAQRPWEGFQR, from the coding sequence GTGGAAATTTACGACATCGTGATGTTGGTGGTGTTGGTTGGCGCGTTGATCTTTGGCGCGATCAAAGGGTTCGCCTGGCAGCTCGCGTCGATCGCATCGATCGTGGTCAGCTACATGGTGGCTTACCATTTTCGCGAACCCTTCAGCCAATCGATCCACGCCGAACCGCCATGGAACCGATTCTTGGCAATGTTGATCCTGTACGTCGGCACATCGCTGGTCGTTTGGGTCGCATTTCGGATGGTCAGCGGCACGATCGATCGATTCAAACTTCGCGAATTCGATCGTCAAATCGGAGCGATGTTTGGGCTGGCCAAGGGCGCGTTGTACTGCATCTTGATCACGCTGTTTGCCGTCACGCTTTTTGGCGAAAATGTTCGCGAGAAAATTGTCGGCAGCAAGAGCGGCAACTACATCGCCAGCGTGCTGGCACGCAGCGAATCGGTCATCCCGCCAGAGATTCAGCAGATCGTCCAACCGTACCTGGACCGCTTCGAAAAACGCTTCAATGCGGATGACGCCCAGGACACGCCCGCAGGCTTTTTGGAAGGCGTGGCAGGGGATGCGGCGAATGGCATTTTGCCCGAATCGCTGTGGGATGACGGATCGGGAAACTCGACCGGACGATCGCCGTTGCCAGTCGATCCGCGGGGTTGGAATTCAGGCCCATCGGTGCCTCAGCAAGCCCAGCGTCCCTGGGAAGGATTTCAGCGGTAG
- a CDS encoding serine/threonine-protein kinase, giving the protein MTKTRDFLGPYRLARLIRSGSTCDVWEAIDENSEERYALKLLKPSAREDKAEIALLKHEFTVASDLNSPRIIKVIDFRIESGVPFLVLQLFSELNMKQALRQGPESLAYMLDKIVGQAAEGLYYMHTKNWIHLDIKPDNYLVSRDGETKLIDFTIAEKKKTGFSKLFHSSKYAKGTRSYMSPEQIRCKVCDERSDIYSFGCVLFELVTGKPPYTGDTPNDLLNKHLTASIPSPIAYNNNVSKEFADVIKQMMAKKPDNRPPSMWEFLKQFRAMELWNKRPRKPDVSVFDTQTGIRGAEDMIKKPSGNGEDDEI; this is encoded by the coding sequence ATGACCAAGACCCGTGATTTTCTGGGCCCCTATCGATTGGCCCGTCTGATTCGCTCTGGAAGTACCTGTGATGTCTGGGAAGCCATCGACGAAAACTCCGAAGAGCGATACGCGTTGAAACTGCTCAAGCCATCGGCGCGAGAGGACAAGGCAGAGATCGCGTTATTGAAACACGAGTTCACCGTGGCGTCGGATTTGAACAGCCCTCGCATCATCAAAGTCATCGACTTTCGCATTGAATCCGGAGTCCCTTTTTTGGTGCTGCAGCTCTTCAGCGAATTGAATATGAAGCAAGCACTGCGGCAGGGCCCCGAGTCGCTGGCCTACATGCTGGACAAGATTGTCGGCCAAGCCGCCGAGGGCTTGTATTACATGCACACCAAGAATTGGATCCACTTGGATATCAAGCCGGACAATTACTTGGTCAGCCGCGATGGTGAAACGAAGTTGATCGACTTTACGATCGCCGAGAAAAAGAAGACCGGATTCAGTAAACTGTTCCACAGTTCGAAATACGCCAAGGGCACTCGAAGCTACATGTCACCCGAGCAGATCCGCTGCAAAGTGTGTGACGAGCGATCGGACATCTACAGCTTTGGCTGCGTGTTGTTTGAATTGGTCACGGGCAAACCGCCATACACAGGCGACACGCCAAACGATTTGCTGAACAAGCACTTGACGGCATCGATCCCGAGCCCGATTGCGTACAACAACAACGTGTCCAAGGAATTCGCCGATGTGATCAAGCAGATGATGGCGAAGAAGCCCGACAATCGGCCGCCATCGATGTGGGAATTCTTGAAGCAATTCCGTGCGATGGAATTGTGGAACAAGCGTCCTCGCAAACCCGACGTCAGCGTGTTCGACACTCAGACGGGAATCCGCGGTGCCGAAGACATGATCAAAAAACCATCCGGAAACGGCGAAGACGACGAGATCTAA
- the dtd gene encoding D-aminoacyl-tRNA deacylase, with protein MRIVIQRVTSAKVEVQGRAVGQIDRGVLALVGVGHGDTEAEAKWLAEKTSQLRIFPDDEGKMNRSLLDIGGSVLAVSQFTLLGDCRKGRRPAFTDAAAPEIANQIYQSYNKSLRATGLRVEEGIFAADMQVSLVNDGPVTLILDRTSS; from the coding sequence ATGCGAATCGTGATTCAGCGCGTAACGTCGGCCAAGGTGGAAGTGCAGGGCAGGGCGGTCGGTCAAATTGACCGGGGCGTGTTGGCGTTGGTCGGCGTCGGGCACGGCGACACCGAAGCCGAAGCCAAATGGTTGGCCGAAAAAACGTCGCAGCTGAGGATCTTTCCGGATGACGAGGGGAAAATGAATCGCTCGCTGTTGGATATCGGAGGATCGGTGTTAGCCGTCAGCCAATTCACGTTGTTGGGCGATTGTCGCAAAGGACGGCGGCCTGCGTTCACCGACGCGGCAGCTCCGGAAATTGCAAATCAAATCTACCAGTCATACAACAAATCGCTACGGGCAACCGGACTGCGAGTCGAAGAGGGGATCTTTGCCGCCGACATGCAGGTCAGCTTGGTCAACGATGGTCCCGTCACGCTGATCCTCGATCGAACGAGTTCGTAA
- a CDS encoding glycosyltransferase family 4 protein has product MRVAHVITRMIIGGAQENTLLNCLDLMHDFGDDVLLITGKEVGPEGDLLSQGRAGELPICKLDHLRRAIHPVHDLRGRAELREAIRKFKPDVVHTHSAKGGILGRAVAWDEQVPAIVHSVHGAPFHEYQPMLTRTLYRTCERWAARRCHHMVCVADAMTDLMVDADVAPREKFTTIYSGMDVEPFRRADEHRQRIRNQFGLTEDAIVIGKIARLFHLKGHDDLISAAATVVKQVPQVRFLLVGDGILRDSLTRRIESLGLSEHFIFSGLVPPDEVPSLIGAMDALVHTSYREGLARALPQALIAGRPVISYDVDGAREVAISGETGYLVPPGDIDQLAESILRLSSDRELRQQMGRAGQRRFTEQFRHQTMTRRIRELYEQLLSRPRK; this is encoded by the coding sequence GTGCGTGTTGCTCATGTCATTACTCGAATGATCATTGGTGGTGCTCAAGAGAACACGCTGCTGAATTGTTTGGACCTGATGCACGATTTCGGTGACGACGTGCTGTTGATCACCGGAAAAGAAGTCGGACCCGAAGGAGACTTGCTAAGCCAGGGTAGGGCAGGGGAGTTGCCAATTTGCAAGCTCGACCATTTGCGTCGAGCGATCCATCCGGTTCACGATCTCAGGGGACGCGCCGAGCTTCGCGAGGCAATCCGAAAATTCAAGCCCGACGTTGTGCATACACATAGTGCTAAGGGAGGAATCTTGGGACGTGCGGTCGCTTGGGACGAGCAGGTTCCGGCGATCGTCCACAGTGTGCATGGAGCTCCGTTTCACGAATATCAGCCGATGTTGACGCGGACACTGTACCGCACGTGCGAGCGATGGGCGGCCAGACGATGTCACCATATGGTTTGTGTCGCTGACGCGATGACCGATTTGATGGTCGATGCCGACGTTGCCCCGCGTGAAAAATTCACGACGATCTATAGCGGAATGGATGTCGAGCCGTTTCGACGGGCTGATGAACATCGCCAACGTATTCGCAATCAATTCGGATTGACCGAGGATGCGATCGTGATCGGAAAAATTGCTCGGCTGTTTCATTTGAAAGGCCATGACGATCTGATCTCGGCAGCGGCCACGGTCGTCAAGCAAGTTCCGCAAGTCCGTTTTTTGCTGGTGGGCGATGGCATTCTGCGAGACAGTCTGACTCGCCGAATCGAGTCGCTGGGATTGAGCGAGCACTTCATTTTCTCGGGACTGGTTCCCCCGGACGAGGTCCCCTCGTTGATCGGAGCGATGGACGCGTTGGTCCACACCTCGTATCGCGAAGGGTTAGCCCGGGCACTGCCGCAAGCCTTGATCGCCGGCCGCCCCGTAATCAGCTACGACGTCGACGGGGCTCGCGAGGTCGCGATCTCGGGTGAGACAGGCTATTTGGTTCCTCCCGGTGACATTGATCAACTCGCTGAATCGATCCTCCGATTGAGCAGTGACCGTGAGTTGCGTCAGCAAATGGGGAGGGCAGGGCAGCGGCGATTTACGGAGCAGTTCCGCCATCAAACGATGACGCGGCGGATCCGTGAACTGTACGAACAACTGCTGTCGCGACCGCGAAAGTAA
- a CDS encoding metal-dependent hydrolase has product MADFKTHITGSTIVGIAYGYWGVTSQSMSLESGILAGGLCSVSGMLPDLDSDSGIPLRETSMFAAAVVPMLMIERFRDLELSHEAMALAAMLIYIAIRFVAVEFFKRYTVHRGMWHSIPAAATAGLLAYLVMPCPSESIRVYKSVAVVVGFLVHLILDEIWSIDFGGGRFRLKKSFGTALKFFGQSQLANISVYAKLFLLIYLAWGDHGVVDRIRQRSRLDNSYIAKPAPELIQWDKWLPWR; this is encoded by the coding sequence GTGGCCGATTTCAAAACGCACATCACCGGCAGCACGATCGTGGGCATCGCCTACGGTTATTGGGGCGTGACGTCTCAATCGATGTCGCTGGAGAGCGGGATTTTGGCAGGCGGGTTGTGCTCGGTCAGCGGTATGCTGCCAGACTTGGATAGCGATTCGGGAATCCCGCTTCGCGAAACCAGCATGTTTGCAGCGGCCGTCGTGCCGATGTTGATGATCGAACGATTTCGCGACCTGGAACTATCACACGAGGCGATGGCGTTAGCGGCGATGTTGATCTACATCGCGATCCGATTCGTCGCAGTCGAATTCTTTAAACGCTACACCGTCCATCGCGGGATGTGGCACAGCATTCCGGCCGCAGCCACAGCGGGTTTGTTAGCGTACTTGGTGATGCCGTGTCCAAGTGAATCGATCCGCGTCTACAAAAGCGTCGCGGTGGTCGTCGGATTTCTCGTTCATTTAATTCTTGACGAGATTTGGAGCATTGATTTTGGGGGAGGGCGGTTCCGACTAAAAAAATCGTTTGGCACCGCGTTGAAGTTTTTTGGCCAAAGCCAGCTCGCCAATATCAGCGTGTACGCCAAATTGTTTTTGTTGATCTATCTCGCCTGGGGCGACCATGGCGTGGTCGACCGTATCCGGCAACGATCACGATTGGACAATAGCTATATCGCCAAGCCCGCACCGGAATTGATCCAGTGGGACAAATGGCTGCCTTGGAGATAA
- a CDS encoding acetyl-CoA carboxylase carboxyltransferase subunit alpha — translation MSAGPGLEFEYEIADLESKIASLERQTNRTDEIEKEIRDLRRKLVDLLRDVYGSLDSWQTVQVARHKNRPYTRDYLNLAFDEFVELHGDKHFGDDRAMLSGFAKLDRFKVLVLGHQKGRTFKERAACHFGCAHPEGYRKAMVKMRLAEKYRMPLICFIDTPGAYPGIGAEERGQAQVIAESMFMMSRLKTPVICVVIGEGGSGGALGIGVGDRIAMLQHSYYSVISPEGCAGILWKSHEHAPKAAAALRFTSDNLKRLGVVDDVLEEPLGGAHRDHHQMASRLKSYLSRTLSDLESMSTEELVNQRYEKFRRIGVFLEEAESA, via the coding sequence ATGAGCGCTGGACCTGGATTAGAATTTGAATACGAGATCGCGGATCTCGAAAGCAAGATTGCGTCGCTTGAACGTCAAACCAATCGCACCGACGAAATCGAAAAAGAGATTCGCGACTTGCGTCGCAAACTTGTTGATCTACTACGCGATGTCTACGGGTCGCTGGACTCGTGGCAAACCGTGCAAGTGGCTCGTCATAAAAACCGACCCTACACCCGTGACTATTTGAACCTTGCGTTTGATGAGTTTGTCGAACTGCATGGCGACAAACACTTTGGTGATGACCGCGCGATGTTGTCGGGTTTCGCCAAACTCGATCGTTTCAAAGTGTTGGTTCTCGGTCATCAAAAAGGCCGCACGTTCAAAGAACGCGCGGCGTGCCATTTCGGTTGTGCCCATCCCGAAGGCTATCGCAAAGCGATGGTCAAAATGCGATTGGCTGAAAAGTATCGCATGCCGCTGATCTGTTTCATCGACACGCCCGGTGCGTACCCGGGGATCGGTGCCGAAGAACGTGGTCAAGCGCAAGTGATCGCCGAAAGCATGTTCATGATGAGCCGCTTGAAGACGCCCGTGATCTGTGTCGTGATTGGCGAAGGCGGATCGGGCGGCGCCCTCGGTATCGGCGTGGGCGACCGGATCGCGATGCTGCAACATTCGTACTACAGCGTGATCAGCCCCGAAGGCTGTGCGGGCATCTTGTGGAAGAGTCACGAACATGCACCCAAAGCCGCCGCAGCGTTGCGGTTCACCAGCGACAATTTGAAGCGACTTGGCGTGGTCGATGATGTGCTCGAAGAACCACTCGGCGGCGCCCATCGTGACCATCACCAAATGGCGTCGCGATTGAAGAGTTATCTGTCGCGAACGCTGTCGGATCTAGAGTCCATGTCGACCGAAGAACTGGTCAACCAACGGTATGAAAAGTTCCGCCGGATCGGTGTCTTCTTGGAAGAAGCCGAATCCGCATAG